A DNA window from Eremothecium cymbalariae DBVPG#7215 chromosome 3, complete sequence contains the following coding sequences:
- the LYS2 gene encoding L-aminoadipate-semialdehyde dehydrogenase (similar to Ashbya gossypii ADL346W) yields MINKPCEMTQAQQIWSSKLENPTISDLPRDYLRPQRYPFVKQDRIIIELPLLELLTDKDAYVSVLSIWATLIYRWTGDDDIVLYIKDDRILRFRILPMVTFDGLYDQLLKELDGTLKMPAVSVDALTTYMKESKGLDINPQLFRIGCVSQQKDLSLLRFKYQTFDCILNLKDSSKVELVFNALLYSSDRMAMLADQFTAFISQVVGDNSNALTISTVPLITDSALKVLPDPTTNLGWCDFRGCIHDIFQANAKKFPDRTCVVETPSFGQTSGRIFSYRDIDNISNIVAHYLMHTGIKRGDVVMIYSSRGVDLVVSVLGVLKAGATFSVIDPAYPPARQTVYLGVAKPAGLIVIQSAGQLDDFVEEYISKELNLASRIPSIAAKPGGTVRGGTLPGSMEDCLASFECLKDTCTSVVVGPDDNPTLSFTSGSEGIPKGVLGRHFSLAYYFDWMSEKFNLSENDKFTMLSGIAHDPIQRDMFTPLFLGAQLLIPTADDIGTPGELAKWMATYEATVTHLTPAMGQLLTAQATTTFPSLHHAFFVGDILTKRDCLRIQTLGENVTIVNMYGTTETQRAVSFFEVKSRASDPEFLRRMKDVIPAGRGMFNVQLLVVNRFDSTKLCAPGEVGEIYVRAGGLSEGYRGLPELTAQKFLTNWFVSEDHWNNINQKGEEPWKKLWMGPRDRLYRTGDLGRYLPDGNCECCGRADDQVKIRGFRIELGEIDTNISQHPLVRENVTVVRKNSENEPTLITFIVPRFDKPELKSFVAEVPNTVPKDDVVSRLIKYHRLTKDIKDSLKKRLANYAIPTIIITMNNLPLNPNGKVDKPKLQYPTPKQLNLVLQHSSSLESNEDSFSALEKDVLGVWLDVLPSQPTGISPDDSFFDLGGHSILVTRLIFELRKKFGVSMPLSSIFKFPTLKSFATELRRIKESKPSQGDEALDVEYSKDAVQLSDTALMDSYPSHEPLSLPSETHPCQLTVFLTGATGFLGSYILADLLNRSHPLCSVKVYAHVRAKNEYAGMARLKEAGIVYGTWDDSFADHISVIVGDLSKPQFTLDDSAWKKLVSEIDIIIHNGAFVHWVYQYSQIRDANVISTINVINMAASGKPKFFTFVSSTSVLDTEHYQSLSEKLISEGNTGIAESDELGGSSSGLTTGYGQSKWVAEYLIRQAGKRGLRGCIVRPGYVTGSSISGSCNTDDFLLRFLRGVVQIGKMPDLTDTVNMVPVEHVARIVTAVSFNPPQENELCVAHVTGRPRISFKDYLNALTVYGYDVEIEPYESWKQSLEASIKDEGEQNALYPLLHLVLDNLPANIKAPELDDRNTVLSLKKDIQWSGVDVSSGAAVSQDTVGIYISFLNRVGYLPPPTQGSSKLPPVTLNPEQVRMVSSGMGGRASAAKVIL; encoded by the coding sequence TCAACGGTATCCGTTTGTTAAACAGGATAGAATAATTATTGAGTTACCTCTGCTTGAATTGCTCACAGACAAAGATGCTTATGTCTCTGTATTGTCGATTTGGGCAACTTTGATTTACAGATGGACCggggatgatgatatagTACTTTACATTAAGGATGATAGGATTCTTCGCTTCAGGATTTTGCCAATGGTGACTTTTGACGGGCTTTACGACCAACTTTTGAAGGAGCTGGACGGTACATTAAAAATGCCAGctgtttctgttgatgCTCTAACTACATACATGAAGGAATCCAAGGGACTAGATATTAATCCTCAATTATTTCGTATTGGGTGCGTTTCACAACAGAAAGATCTATCTTTACTCCGTTTTAAGTACCAAACTTTTGATTGCATCTTAAACTTGAAAGACTCTTCGAAAGTAGAGTTAGTTTTCAACGCTCTACTTTATTCTTCTGATAGGATGGCAATGTTAGCTGATCAGTTCACTGCATTTATTTCGCAGGTGGTTGGGGATAATAGTAATGCGCTGACAATTTCTACTGTTCCATTGATCACTGATTCTGCTTTGAAGGTTCTTCCAGATCCCACAACGAATCTCGGTTGGTGTGATTTCCGTGGCTGTATTCATGATATTTTCCAAGCTAATGCAAAGAAGTTTCCTGACCGCACATGTGTCGTTGAAACACCATCATTCGGTCAAACTTCAGGTCGAATTTTTAGTTATCGTGATATTGATAACATATCCAATATTGTAGCACATTATTTAATGCACACAGGCATTAAACGTGGCGATGTTGTGATGATTTACTCCTCAAGAGGCGTTGATTTGGTTGTCAGTGTTCTTGGTGTTTTAAAAGCTGGTGCTACGTTTTCAGTCATAGACCCTGCCTATCCACCAGCAAGACAGACCGTTTACTTAGGCGTTGCGAAGCCCGCTGGATTAATTGTTATTCAGTCTGCAGGTCAGTTGgatgattttgttgaagaatatattaGCAAGGAGTTAAATTTGGCCTCCCGTATTCCCTCTATTGCTGCTAAACCAGGAGGCACGGTCCGTGGTGGCACATTACCGGGTTCTATGGAGGATTGCCTGGCTTCCTTTGAGTGCTTAAAGGATACCTGCACATCCGTTGTTGTAGGTCCAGATGATAACCCTACTTTGTCGTTTACTTCAGGCTCTGAAGGAATTCCAAAGGGTGTATTAGGTAGACATTTCTCTCTTGcttattattttgattGGATGAGTGAGAAGTTCAATCTATCTGAGAATGACAAATTCACTATGTTAAGTGGTATCGCACATGATCCAATTCAAAGGGATATGTTTACCCCGTTATTTTTAGGCGCTCAATTATTAATTCCCACGGCAGATGATATCGGAACACCTGGTGAATTAGCGAAGTGGATGGCTACATATGAAGCCACTGTGACTCACTTAACACCTGCGATGGGTCAGTTATTAACTGCACAAGCTACGACTACATTTCCTTCTCTACATCACGCTTTCTTTGTTGGAGATATATTGACTAAGAGAGATTGTCTCAGAATCCAGACGCTGGGTGAAAATGTTACAATTGTCAACATGTATGGGACAACTGAAACTCAACGTGCTGTTTcattctttgaagttaaaTCTAGAGCCTCAGATCCGGAATTTTTAAGGCGGATGAAAGATGTGATACCCGCCGGTCGTGGAATGTTCAATGTTCAATTGTTAGTCGTTAATAGATTCGATTCCACAAAGTTGTGTGCCCCTGGGGAGGTTGGTGAGATTTATGTTCGTGCTGGTGGGTTATCTGAAGGATATCGTGGCTTACCTGAATTAACTGCTCAAAAATTCTTGACCAACTGGTTTGTTAGTGAAGATCATTGGAATAATATAAACCAAAAAGGCGAAGAACCATGGAAAAAATTATGGATGGGTCCACGGGATAGACTCTATCGCACAGGTGACTTAGGTCGTTATTTGCCCGATGGAAATTGTGAATGTTGCGGTCGTGCAGATGACCAGGTTAAAATTCGTGGCTTCAGAATTGAGTTAGGAGAGATCGACACCAACATCTCTCAGCATCCACTGGTTCGGGAAAATGTTACAGTAGTACGTAAAAATAGTGAAAATGAACCAACGTTAATCACCTTCATAGTTCCTAGGTTTGATAAACCTGAGCTAAAATCTTTTGTCGCCGAAGTTCCTAACACAGTTCCAAAAGATGACGTTGTAAGTCGTCTGATTAAATATCACAGGCTTACGAAGGATATAAAAGactctttgaaaaaaaggTTAGCGAATTATGCTATACCAACTATTATAATCACTATGAATAACTTACCGCTGAACCCGAATGGTAAGGTGGATAAGCCCAAACTGCAATATCCTACACCCAAGCAGTTGAATTTAGTTCTTCAGCATTCTTCTAGTTTAGAATCGAATGaggattctttttctgCTTTAGAGAAAGACGTTCTGGGTGTGTGGTTAGATGTTTTACCCAGCCAGCCAACTGGTATATCTCCAGAtgattctttttttgatttaggAGGTCATTCTATCTTGGTAACTAGActaatatttgaattaaGAAAGAAATTCGGAGTTAGCATGCCATTATCATCGATATTCAAGTTTCCGACATTAAAATCGTTTGCAACAGAGCTACGTAGAATAAAGGAATCTAAACCTTCTCAGGGCGATGAAGCATTAGACGTAGAATATTCCAAAGATGCTGTTCAACTCTCGGACACAGCACTAATGGACAGTTATCCATCTCATGAACCGTTATCTTTACCTTCAGAAACACATCCATGTCAGTTAACTGTATTTTTAACTGGTGCAACAGGATTCCTAGGTTCTTATATTTTAGCCGATTTATTGAATCGTTCCCATCCGTTATGCAGTGTCAAAGTATATGCTCATGTTCGtgcaaaaaatgaatatgCTGGTATGGCTAGGCTCAAGGAAGCAGGTATTGTTTATGGGACTTGGGATGATAGTTTTGCGGACCATATAAGTGTAATAGTTGGTGATTTATCAAAGCCCCAATTTACCTTGGATGATAGTGCTTGGAAAAAGCTGGTAAGTGAAATTGACATTATAATTCACAATGGTGCATTTGTCCATTGGGTGTACCAATATTCCCAGATCAGAGATGCAAACGTTATATCTACTATCAACGTGATAAATATGGCTGCGAGTGGTAAACCAAAGTTCTTTACATTTGTCTCATCTACTTCTGTCCTAGATACTGAACATTATCAGTCATTGTCGGAGAAGTTAATTTCTGAAGGTAACACTGGAATTGCCGAGTCAGATGAATTAGGTGGCTCCTCATCAGGTTTAACGACTGGTTATGGCCAATCTAAGTGGGTTGCTGAATATCTAATAAGACAAGCTGGTAAACGGGGGCTCCGAGGTTGTATCGTAAGACCTGGATATGTAACTGGTTCTTCAATTAGTGGTTCTTGTAACACAGACGACTTCCTGTTAAGGTTTTTGCGTGGTGTAGTTCAAATTGGCAAAATGCCTGATCTAACAGACACCGTCAATATGGTTCCAGTTGAACATGTTGCACGTATTGTAACAGCAGTATCTTTTAATCCCCCACAGGAGAATGAGCTGTGTGTAGCTCATGTCACTGGTCGCCCCCGTATCTCATTCAAGGATTACCTCAATGCATTAACGGTTTATGGCTACGATGTTGAAATTGAGCCGTATGAATCCTGGAAGCAAAGTTTAGAGGCTTCTATAAAAGATGAGGGAGAACAAAATGCGTTATATCCTTTGTTACACCTGGTATTGGACAATTTGCCAGCTAATATTAAAGCTCCTGAATTAGATGATAGAAATACGGTTTTGTCCTTGAAGAAAGATATACAATGGTCTGGTGTAGACGTTTCTAGTGGAGCAGCTGTCTCACAAGATACCGTTGGTATTTATATTTCATTTCTGAATCGGGTTGGTTACTTACCTCCACCAACTCAGGGTTCATCTAAGCTTCCTCCTGTGACTTTGAATCCTGAACAAGTTCGTATGGTTTCGTCTGGTATGGGAGGTCGTGCAAGTGCTGCAAAAGTAATTTTATAA
- the RAD16 gene encoding DNA repair protein RAD16 (similar to Ashbya gossypii ADL345C) — MAQEEEEEGGFIRPVRGAQRRARRAVSYAESNSEDESIEVRSGRGNGRDSSSGESLSMGSSATSSGSPEVVEIYSSSSDEDEPLAVSRKRHAATRTTKRTTTASKRKKGEPKLTPYERNTLKLYEHHPYLKDVFHKLSAMPAYVPRKAEQPSGMTIKLLPFQLEGLHWLLQRETHSVYNGGILADEMGMGKTIQTIALLMNDRSKRPTLVVAPTVALMQWKNEIERHTAGNLSTYMYHGPNRTIDMGDLADVGVVLTTYAVLESVYRKQVHGFKRKTGIFKEQSVLHGINFYRVVLDEAHNIKDRSSNTAKAVNMLRTQKRWCLTGTPLQNRIGEMYSLIRFLDIEPFTKYFCMRCDCVDTTWRFSDNLHCDNCNHVGMQHTNFFNHFMLKNIQKYGIEGPGLESFTNIQTLLKNIMLRRTKLERADDLGLPPRIVTIRKDFFNDEEKDLYQSLYSDSKRSYNSYVEQGVVLNNYANIFTLITRMRQLADHPDLVLKRLKGGVGASKLSGVIVCQLCDDEAEEPIESKCHHRFCRLCVTEYIESFMGHESKLTCPVCHISFSIDILQPALEVDEDLFKKQSIVSRLNMKSGAWKSSTKIEALVEELYNLRSHNCTLKSIVFSQFTSMLDLVEWRLKRAGFQTVKLQGSMTPTQRDQTINYFMSNVHCEVFLVSLKAGGVALNLCEASQVFILDPWWNPSVEWQSGDRVHRIGQYRPVKITRFCIEDSIESRIIELQEKKANMIHATINKDEAAVNRLTPEDLQFLFNN; from the coding sequence ATGGCAcaggaagaagaggaagaaggCGGTTTCATTAGACCGGTTCGTGGAGCACAACGAAGGGCTAGACGGGCTGTTAGTTATGCAGAAAGTAATTCGGAGGATGAGTCGATAGAGGTGCGGAGTGGCCGAGGCAACGGCAGAGACAGCAGTAGCGGCGAGTCTTTGAGTATGGGGAGCTCTGCAACTTCGTCCGGGTCACCGGAAGTTGTAGAGATCTACTCCTCCTCTAGCGATGAGGACGAGCCGCTTGCGGTCTCCCGCAAACGACACGCAGCGACGAGGACGACGAAGAGGACGACGACTGCGTCCAAGAGGAAGAAAGGTGAGCCAAAGCTGACGCCGTATGAGCGCAATACCCTGAAGCTATATGAACATCATCCGTACCTGAAGGACGTGTTCCATAAGCTGTCTGCGATGCCGGCTTATGTTCCGCGCAAAGCGGAACAACCGTCCGGTATGACGATAAAACTGCTGCCGTTTCAGCTGGAGGGGCTACACTGGTTGTTGCAGCGGGAGACTCATAGTGTATACAACGGAGGAATTCTTGCAGATGAAATGGGTATGGGAAAGACTATTCAAACCATTGCGTTGCTGATGAATGATCGGTCTAAGCGGCCGACTCTAGTCGTCGCACCGACGGTTGCACTTATGCAGTGGAAAAATGAGATTGAGCGTCACACCGCTGGCAATTTAAGTACGTACATGTACCATGGCCCTAACAGGACAATTGATATGGGGGATTTGGCAGATGTGGGCGTAGTTTTGACAACTTATGCAGTGCTAGAGTCTGTTTATAGGAAGCAGGTTCATGGGTTCAAACGTAAGACAGGTATCTTTAAGGAGCAATCGGTGCTGCATGGTATAAACTTCTACCGAGTGGTGCTTGACGAGGCACACAATATTAAGGATCGTAGTAGCAACACCGCAAAAGCTGTAAATATGCTGAGGACGCAGAAACGGTGGTGTCTCACAGGTACACCGTTACAAAATCGAATCGGAGAGATGTACTCTTTGATACGGTTCTTGGACATTGAGCCGTTTACgaaatatttttgtatGAGGTGTGATTGCGTTGATACAACATGGAGGTTTTCGGACAACTTGCACTGTGACAATTGTAACCATGTTGGTATGCAACACACAAACTTCTTTAATCATTTTATGCTCAAGAATATCCAGAAGTACGGAATTGAGGGTCCTGGGTTAGAATCTTTCACTAATATTCAAACCTTActtaaaaatattatgttAAGAAGAACTAAACTTGAACGTGCAGATGATCTTGGCTTGCCTCCGAGAATTGTAACTATACGCAAAGATTTTTTCAATGATGAGGAGAAGGATTTGTATCAATCACTTTACTCTGATTCGAAAAGAAGTTACAATTCCTACGTAGAGCAAGGTGTAGTTTTAAACAACTATGCCAACATCTTCACACTGATAACTAGGATGCGGCAGCTCGCGGACCATCCAGATCTGGTGCTGAAGAGATTAAAGGGCGGCGTTGGCGCTAGTAAGTTATCTGGTGTGATTGTGTGCCAATTGTGTGACGATGAAGCAGAAGAACCCATTGAGTCTAAATGCCATCATAGATTCTGCCGCCTTTGCGTAACCGAATATATTGAATCATTTATGGGTCATGAATCAAAATTAACCTGCCCGGTATGCCACATTTCGTTCAGTATCGATATATTGCAACCGGCATTGGAAGTGGATGAAgatctttttaaaaagcaGAGTATTGTTAGTCGGCTTAATATGAAATCCGGAGCGTGGAAATCTTCAACCAAGATTGAAGCGTTGGTGGAAGAACTTTACAACCTAAGAAGTCATAATTGCACTCTAAAGTCAATCGTTTTTTCACAGTTTACTTCGATGCTGGATCTGGTTGAATGGAGATTGAAAAGAGCTGGATTTCAAACTGTTAAATTACAAGGTAGTATGACACCTACACAACGTGACCAAACAATAAACTACTTTATGAGCAATGTTCACTGTGAAGTTTTTTTAGTTAGTTTGAAAGCTGGTGGTGTCGCATTAAATTTATGTGAAGCCTCTCAAGTATTTATTCTAGATCCATGGTGGAATCCTAGTGTGGAATGGCAAAGTGGAGACAGAGTGCATAGAATTGGCCAATATAGACCTGTGAAAATAACAAGATTTTGTATTGAAGACAGTATTGAGTCAAGGATTATAGAACttcaagaaaagaaagctAATATGATACACGCTACCATAAATAAGGACGAAGCAGCTGTCAACCGCCTAACACCAGAAGATTTGCAATTCttatttaataattga
- the CYC8 gene encoding transcription regulator CYC8 (similar to Ashbya gossypii ADL344W) yields the protein MNNPLAPHSTMGAGGPLGMRVGQAISQMGPQQLVQISPQQHMHAVAAQQGQQGRQQSQQGQAGGGGANGGVSPQIGGGGAGLAACSGGGMSGGQQGQGQQQAQQAQQAQQAQQQQQQQALDPLSQSTAETWLSIASLAETLGDADRAAMAYDATLQYNPSSTKALTSLAHLYRSRDVFQRAAELYQRALAVNPELGDIWATLGHCYLMLDNLQRAYAAYQQALYHLSNPNVPKLWHGIGILYDRYGSLDYAEEAFAKVLELDPHFEKANEIYFRLGIIYKHQGKWNQALECFRYILPQPPAPLQEWDVWFQLGSVLESMGEWQGAREAYEHVLSQNDRHAKVLQQLGCLYGMNNVQFYDPQTALNLLLKSLEVDSTDATTWYHLGRIHMVRNDYTAAYDAFQQAVNRDSRNPTFWCSIGVLYYQISQYRDALDAYTRAIRLNPYISEVWYDLGTLYETCNNQLNDALDAYKQAARLDPNNVHIRERLEALTAQLANPGAQQPQQQPQQQLQQSRGPAPIMLQPTLQQQDQTNPLNNRPGMYRSAPQGVTNVSIVSEAAGGVSALPSRPHNLHQLQNNGNILEPSLLPQKRPMEGGMDTLVNAISQQELQHQQQHQQKLVQQQQQQHQQQHQQELHQHQIHQQQQQQQQQHHTRLPLATGHPQQLPSEPVPVVPLEPVSHLHMLPPTHAQNNIQQHAAKRPKHDSDRAPKQSRPSINSMVTPAPPGPERANSVSESQPQNVVAAQPVESPQHLPAVSQVVKEEAERSFPNLNGTAQSDPSTVTAPKNSPTLNLASPDNTHALPASAPATAPAPAAEPSPAPAAELAASAQAVEPVVSAPMTEPAPAPAAELGSTPLAEPSSASTSEPSTSGLAPEPTSASAPETAVAPSPSPITIPAPKPADVATIATNSESLSKIISTVDGKQDELNHYKEIKEPNSKTPVVPVPPASLALVAPGGNTEDSVSSHENSKSSVLTEPATVLSPEKSAAPEKQTPISASGAPSVSSITESQETADTGVAEEQAAGDLSEDQTQQDTTATSASMITSNEQPINDDPEATSIKPSADALEKLQEEAKLRHEEEQEALDKKSPQNGGNSFSELPKESVIRKVEEDENYDD from the coding sequence ATGAATAATCCGTTAGCTCCACATAGTACAATGGGGGCAGGTGGGCCATTGGGGATGCGGGTAGGCCAAGCGATTTCTCAGATGGGGCCTCAGCAGTTGGTTCAGATTTCGCCACAGCAGCATATGCATGCTGTTGCAGCCCAGCAGGGCCAACAGGGAAGACAACAGAGTCAACAAGGGCAGGCGGGGGGAGGTGGTGCGAATGGGGGGGTTTCGCCTCAGATTGGGGGGGGAGGAGCGGGTCTTGCGGCGTGCAGTGGAGGGGGGATGTCGGGTGGTCAACAGGGGCAGGgacagcagcaggctcAGCAGGCTCAGCAGGCTCAGCAggctcagcagcagcagcagcagcaggcttTGGACCCGTTGAGTCAGTCTACTGCGGAGACGTGGCTGTCGATAGCTTCGCTTGCAGAAACGTTGGGTGATGCGGATCGGGCGGCGATGGCTTATGATGCGACGTTACAGTACAATCCTTCCTCCACCAAGGCGCTCACATCGCTTGCGCATCTGTATCGCTCGAGGGATGTGTTTCAGAGGGCAGCAGAGCTGTATCAGCGGGCTTTGGCGGTGAATCCCGAGCTGGGAGATATTTGGGCGACGCTGGGACACTGCTACTTGATGCTGGATAACTTACAGCGGGCTTATGCGGCTTATCAACAAGCATTATATCATTTGAGTAATCCCAACGTTCCGAAATTATGGCATGGGATTGGTATCTTATATGATCGTTATGGGTCACTGGATTACGCCGAGGAGGCGTTTGCTAAAGTATTAGAACTTGACCCACACTTTGAAAAAGCTAATGAGATTTACTTCCGCTTGGGAATTATTTACAAACATCAAGGCAAATGGAATCAGGCATTAGAATGTTTCCGGTATATTCTTCCTCAACCGCCCGCTCCTCTGCAAGAATGGGACGTTTGGTTCCAGTTGGGGAGTGTTTTGGAGTCTATGGGCGAATGGCAAGGTGCTAGAGAAGCATATGAACATGTGCTGTCGCAAAACGATCGCCATGCCAAGgttcttcaacaattggGTTGTTTGTATGGTATGAATAACGTTCAGTTTTACGACCCGCAAACTGCTCTTAACTTGTTATTAAAATCATTGGAGGTGGACTCTACTGATGCCACTACTTGGTATCACCTGGGCCGTATTCATATGGTTAGAAACGACTATACCGCTGCATACGATGCATTCCAACAAGCTGTAAATCGTGATTCTAGAAACCCCACTTTTTGGTGCTCCATTGGTGTTTTATACTACCAAATATCACAATACCGTGATGCCTTGGACGCATATACCCGGGCTATTAGGTTGAATCCATATATTAGTGAAGTATGGTACGACTTGGGGACTTTGTACGAAACCTGCAACAACCAACTCAATGATGCCCTGGATGCGTATAAACAGGCAGCCAGGTTAGATCCAAATAACGTTCACATCCGTGAAAGGTTGGAAGCATTGACAGCCCAATTAGCCAACCCTGGTGCCCAACaaccgcagcagcagccgcagcagcagctccAACAGTCAAGAGGACCCGCACCTATAATGTTACAGCCCAcgttgcagcagcaagatCAAACTAACCCTCTAAACAATAGACCTGGTATGTACCGTTCTGCACCGCAAGGGGTTACGAACGTGTCCATAGTGTCTGAAGCTGCAGGTGGAGTCTCTGCTTTGCCATCTCGTCCACATAATTTGCATCAATTACAAAATAACGGGAACATACTGGAACCATCTCTATTACCACAAAAAAGGCCCATGGAAGGCGGTATGGATACCTTGGTGAATGCTATATCCCAACAGGAGCTACAGCACCAGCAACAGCACCAGCAAAAGTTGgtacaacaacaacaacagcagcaccagcagcagcatcagcaaGAGTTGCACCAACACCAGATccatcagcagcagcagcagcagcagcagcaacaccATACACGTCTTCCATTAGCAACTGGACACCCTCAGCAACTACCCTCTGAACCAGTTCCTGTTGTTCCACTTGAACCTGTATCTCATCTACATATGCTTCCCCCGACTCATGCCCAAAATAATATCCAGCAACATGCAGCAAAACGCCCAAAACATGACTCGGATCGTGCTCCAAAGCAATCTCGTCCTTCTATTAACTCTATGGTTACCCCTGCTCCTCCGGGACCCGAACGTGCGAACTCAGTTTCGGAATCTCAGCCTCAGAATGTAGTAGCCGCACAGCCTGTTGAATCACCACAACATTTACCTGCGGTTTCTCAAGTTGTTAAGGAGGAGGCAGAAAGGTCTTTTCCTAATCTAAATGGTACTGCACAAAGTGATCCTAGTACTGTAACGGCCCCCAAAAACAGTCCTACTTTGAATTTGGCTTCGCCTGATAATACCCATGCCCTTCCAGCTTCGGCTCCAGCTACAGCCCCAGCCCCAGCTGCAGAACCTTCTCCAGCTCCAGCGGCGGAACTTGCCGCCTCAGCTCAAGCTGTAGAACCAGTTGTCTCAGCTCCAATGACGGAgccagctccagctccagcgGCTGAACTTGGTTCAACTCCACTGGCCGAACCTTCGTCGGCTTCAACGTCAGAACCTTCAACTTCAGGGTTAGCTCCAGAACCTACGTCAGCGTCTGCTCCAGAAACTGCAGTAGCACCTTCGCCTTCTCCCATAACTATACCTGCTCCGAAGCCTGCTGATGTGGCGACAATCGCTACAAATAGTGAATCACTTTCAAAGATTATCAGCACGGTAGACGGAAAGCAAGATGAATTGAATCATTACAAGGAGATTAAGGAGCCTAATTCAAAGACACCAGTAGTACCGGTACCACCAGCTTCTCTTGCTTTGGTAGCTCCGGGCGGAAATACGGAAGATTCTGTTTCATCTCATGAAAATAGCAAGAGTTCTGTTTTAACTGAACCAGCTACAGTATTGAGCCCGGAGAAATCTGCCGCACCTGAGAAACAAACCCCTATATCAGCTTCAGGTGCGCCAAGTGTGTCTAGTATTACAGAAAGTCAAGAAACAGCAGATACAGGCGTCGCAGAAGAGCAAGCCGCTGGTGATCTATCCGAAGATCAAACTCAACAAGATACAACTGCCACTTCTGCTTCTATGATTACTTCTAATGAACAGCCAATTAATGATGACCCTGAGGCAACCTCTATTAAGCCGAGTGCAGATGCGCTTGAAAAACTTCAAGAGGAAGCCAAACTTCGTcacgaagaagaacaagaagcaCTAGATAAGAAGTCTCCTCAAAACGGCGGTAATTCATTTTCTGAGTTACCTAAGGAAAGTGTTATCAGAAaggttgaagaagatgaaaactATGATGACTAA
- the SUS1 gene encoding Sus1p (similar to Ashbya gossypii ADL343C) produces the protein MTSTDKEAMDLRAQIQQYLVESGNYERISNKLAQRLLDEGWMEQVKKITRETMEDDNTTNFSEVLKRVEPEAVNLVSSNTKDEIMQQIKAFLYDIVDTQ, from the coding sequence ATGACATCCACTGACAAGGAAGCTATGGATCTAAGAGCTCAAATCCAACAATATCTTGTGGAATCTGGGAATTATGAACGCATTTCTAATAAACTAGCGCAAAGGCTGCTGGATGAAGGTTGGATGGAAcaagtaaaaaaaattacacGAGAGACGATGGAGGATGATAATACTACAAATTTCTCAGAAGTGCTAAAGCGAGTTGAGCCAGAAGCTGTTAAtttagtttcttcaaatacgAAGGATGAGATAATGCAGCAAATTAAAGCGTTTTTGTATGACATTGTGGATACGCAGTGA
- the YSA1 gene encoding ADP-ribose diphosphatase (similar to Ashbya gossypii ADL342W), with the protein MGSKAVKYTSRLATSHSHRVLGVVININRMSHVSKNKPEQAKLVATHGVTDATNMKWIGLEKIIYLDPNGQEREWESAVRKTRSSGGIDGVGILAILRHPDQPDRIVLQKQFRPPVNGVCIEMPAGLVDEGETIEQAALRELKEETGYSGKIISKSPTIFNDPGFTNTNLSMVLVEIDETLPENQNPVNNLEANEFIECFTVTLKDFPDKMLELDRLGYKLDSRVDNIAQGIRLAKQFDL; encoded by the coding sequence ATGGGTAGTAAAGCGGTTAAATATACAAGTAGATTGGCAACGTCACACTCCCATCGTGTACTAGGAGTTGTCATTAACATTAACAGGATGAGTCACGTATCTAAGAATAAACCAGAACAAGCAAAATTGGTCGCAACACACGGTGTTACTGATGCTACAAATATGAAATGGATCGGCCTCGAGAAGATCATATACTTGGATCCTAACGGTCAGGAACGTGAGTGGGAGAGTGCTGTTCGGAAGACTCGGTCCTCTGGAGGGATTGATGGTGTCGGTATTTTAGCGATTCTCCGCCACCCAGACCAACCTGACCGGATTGTACTGCAGAAACAGTTTCGTCCTCCAGTGAACGGTGTATGCATCGAGATGCCTGCAGGACTTGTCGATGAAGGTGAGACTATAGAACAGGCTGCATTAAGGGAGCTTAAGGAAGAAACTGGTTATTCTGGCAAGATCATTTCTAAGAGCCCAACAATTTTTAACGACCCTGGATTTACAAACACGAACTTATCTATGGTTCTTGTTGAAATAGACGAAACTCTACCTGAAAACCAGAATCCAGTGAACAATCTAGAGGCCAATGAGTTCATAGAGTGCTTTACGGTGACTTTAAAAGATTTTCCAGATAAAATGTTAGAGTTGGATAGGCTCGGTTATAAGTTGGACTCCAGGGTAGATAACATTGCCCAAGGTATTAGACTAGCCAAACAATTCGACTTATGA